From a region of the Posidoniimonas corsicana genome:
- a CDS encoding class I SAM-dependent methyltransferase, with product MLASKYAEILQAYRRGDSRHVVFRKLVECDLTANRGGQKPVTLLDIGCGAGFDKSHASQLELAKMCDEFWGVEPDESVLPPACFDRVYRDCFESVDIPKDSVDVAYAVMVLEHVSDPSAFWHKVRGVLRTGGVFWGFTVNSRHAFALASSVLGRLRLKDWYLDSLRGSRGVERYENYRTYYRCNTPEHIQRHAAGFECIECDTLHRVGQLDYYIPSYMRWVSHAWDRHTIRSSRPGSVLVVRAQK from the coding sequence ATGCTCGCAAGCAAGTACGCCGAGATACTTCAGGCCTATCGTCGTGGCGATTCTCGCCACGTAGTCTTCCGTAAACTCGTGGAGTGCGACCTTACCGCTAATCGAGGTGGTCAAAAGCCAGTTACTCTACTCGACATTGGGTGCGGTGCTGGGTTCGACAAATCGCATGCCTCGCAACTCGAGTTGGCCAAGATGTGTGACGAGTTTTGGGGGGTCGAGCCTGATGAGTCGGTGCTGCCGCCAGCCTGCTTCGACAGGGTCTATAGGGATTGCTTCGAGTCCGTCGATATTCCCAAAGATTCCGTCGATGTAGCGTACGCGGTCATGGTCCTCGAGCACGTTTCGGACCCTAGTGCATTTTGGCACAAAGTTCGGGGCGTGTTGCGGACTGGCGGTGTTTTCTGGGGTTTCACAGTGAACTCGCGTCACGCTTTCGCTCTTGCAAGCAGTGTCTTGGGCCGGCTGAGGCTGAAAGATTGGTACCTGGATTCGCTCCGCGGATCCAGAGGCGTAGAACGCTACGAGAACTATCGAACGTACTATCGTTGCAATACGCCCGAACACATTCAACGGCACGCCGCCGGATTCGAGTGCATAGAGTGCGATACCTTGCACCGCGTAGGGCAGCTGGACTACTACATCCCCAGCTATATGCGGTGGGTATCTCACGCTTGGGATCGACATACTATTCGATCAAGCCGGCCTGGGTCTGTCTTGGTTGTGCGCGCTCAAAAATAG